In Streptomyces sp. NBC_01231, the sequence ACGAGGACCGGCTCCCCTCGGCCTGCGCCGTCCCCACACCACCCCCGATCGCTCCGGTCAGGGCCACAGCGAGCACGACAATCATGCGTAATGTTCGACGAATCACCATGTGGGCGATCGTAGGGCGGAGAGGATGCGGCCGCTGTTGTTTCCGAACGAGGCCGACATGCTTGAAGCCGCACCTGCGCAGCCCTAGGACGGGACGGCGGCGCCGGCGTCCGACTCATCGGTTCCCGGTTCCGGTGACGGTTCGCGGAGCTGGTCGCGCACATAGTTCCAGACCACCGCGATCAGCGCGGCGATCGGTACGGCGAGCAGGCTGCCCACGATGCCGGCCAGACTGCCGCCCAACGTCACCGCCAGCAGGACCACTGCCGCATGGAGTCCGAGCCCCCGACTTTGGATCATGGGCTGGAACACGTTGCCCTCGAGCTGCTGCACCACGACGATGATGGCCAGCACGATCAACGCGTCCGTCAGGCCGTTGGAGACCAGCGCGATAAGAACCGCGACGAAACCGGCGAACAGCGCGCCAATGATCGGCACGAACGCGGAGACGAAGGTCAGCACCGCCAGCGGGAGCACCAGCGGTACCCCCAGAACCCACAGGCCCAGGCCGATCAGGACGGCGTCGAGCAGGCCGACGGCCGCCTGGGAACGCACGAACGCTCCCAGGGTGTCCCAGCCACGCGAGGCCACGGCCGGCACGTCGGTGGCGAGCCGACCGGGCAGCTGATGGGCAAGCCACGGCAGGAACCTCGGACCGTCCTTGAGGAAGAAGAACATCAGGAAGAGGGCCAGGACGGCGGTGACCAAGCCGTTCACCACGGTGCTCACTCCGGTGACGACCGCGCCGACCATGCTGCCCAGGCCGTCCTGCGCGCGGGAGACCGCGGTGTCGAAGGCCTTGTTGATCTGGGCGTCACCGATGTTCAACGGCGGCCCGGCGGCCCATTCGCGCAACTTCTGGATGCCGTCGACCACCCCGTCGGTCAGCTGGCCGGACTGGGATGCCACCGGTACCGCGATCAGAGCCACGGTGCCCACGGCGACCAGGAGGAACAGCACCGTCACGACCGATGCGGCCAGGGCGGGCTTCCACCCGCGACGACGCAGGAAACGGGTCGGTGGCCAGGTCAGTGTGGTCAGAAGCAGGCCGACCACGAGC encodes:
- a CDS encoding AI-2E family transporter; this translates as MTAPLSSTRTRGALRTSARVSAELLLIFLMLAVSLWLLGRMWSVVWPLVVGLLLTTLTWPPTRFLRRRGWKPALAASVVTVLFLLVAVGTVALIAVPVASQSGQLTDGVVDGIQKLREWAAGPPLNIGDAQINKAFDTAVSRAQDGLGSMVGAVVTGVSTVVNGLVTAVLALFLMFFFLKDGPRFLPWLAHQLPGRLATDVPAVASRGWDTLGAFVRSQAAVGLLDAVLIGLGLWVLGVPLVLPLAVLTFVSAFVPIIGALFAGFVAVLIALVSNGLTDALIVLAIIVVVQQLEGNVFQPMIQSRGLGLHAAVVLLAVTLGGSLAGIVGSLLAVPIAALIAVVWNYVRDQLREPSPEPGTDESDAGAAVPS